In Ectothiorhodospiraceae bacterium 2226, a single window of DNA contains:
- a CDS encoding DUF192 domain-containing protein → MRSTGCWRVVVERNRAAALLLALLLGLGANALAASERAVVGLADTQFRVEVVREPPDRERGLMFRDTLPPGTGMLFVIDPSEPVAFWMKNVRFPLDILYFDDRGRLVEVAAEVPPCRRRPCPVYPSPGPVRYVLELPAGEAARLGLAPGAPLHLRNEP, encoded by the coding sequence ATGCGCTCGACCGGCTGCTGGCGCGTTGTGGTTGAGCGCAACAGGGCCGCCGCGCTGCTGCTGGCGCTGCTGCTCGGGCTCGGCGCCAACGCTCTGGCGGCGTCGGAGCGGGCCGTGGTGGGGCTCGCGGACACGCAGTTCCGGGTGGAGGTGGTGCGCGAGCCGCCCGACCGCGAGCGCGGCCTCATGTTCCGCGACACGCTGCCGCCGGGCACCGGCATGTTGTTCGTGATCGACCCGAGTGAGCCCGTCGCGTTTTGGATGAAGAACGTCCGCTTCCCGCTCGACATTCTGTACTTCGATGACCGGGGGCGGTTGGTGGAGGTGGCCGCCGAGGTGCCGCCGTGTCGCCGCCGTCCGTGTCCCGTCTACCCCAGCCCCGGCCCGGTACGCTACGTGCTGGAACTGCCCGCCGGCGAGGCGGCGCGCCTTGGGCTTGCCCCGGGTGCCCCGCTACACCTGCGGAATGAGCCATGA
- a CDS encoding diguanylate cyclase, with translation MDEQRKGQGQPAAQDAPLSYQQALERLVEAVQALSLARDVSAIGRIVAAAARELIGAQGATVVLREGSACYFLEASAMPADWSAKRFALDSCISGRVIEQRTACAIEDVQADPRIAAESDVCRSVKSLAMVPVRSAEPLGAMAAYWRTQHHITPPEMRLLQALADATAVAMENIRVYRSLEERVRARTAELEASNRRLQHEVAERQRAEAAVRKLALTDSQTGLANRRGFFHDARQKLELAERHGLDCALLFVDVDGLKAVNDTHGHQAGDKLVGAAASVLQQTFRQSDVVGRIGGDEFAVLVVEGCDASAACSRVQQAVRRFNRHSELGFTLSLSIGVVPYSAGDALDLETLLDQADARMYRHKHAKRAARQCAPLAPAPAPLVKHL, from the coding sequence ATGGACGAACAACGCAAAGGGCAGGGACAGCCGGCGGCGCAGGACGCGCCACTCTCTTATCAGCAGGCGCTCGAGCGCTTGGTGGAGGCCGTGCAGGCCTTGTCCCTGGCGCGCGACGTAAGCGCCATCGGACGCATCGTCGCCGCCGCCGCGCGGGAGCTCATCGGCGCGCAAGGGGCGACCGTGGTGCTGCGCGAGGGCAGCGCCTGTTACTTCCTCGAAGCCTCCGCGATGCCCGCCGACTGGAGTGCCAAGCGCTTCGCGCTCGACAGCTGCATCAGCGGCCGGGTCATCGAGCAGCGCACGGCCTGCGCCATCGAGGATGTGCAGGCCGATCCGCGCATCGCGGCCGAGTCCGACGTCTGCCGCTCCGTCAAGAGCTTGGCCATGGTGCCGGTGCGCTCGGCCGAGCCGCTGGGCGCCATGGCTGCCTACTGGCGCACTCAGCACCACATCACACCCCCCGAGATGCGCCTGCTGCAAGCCTTGGCCGATGCCACCGCCGTGGCGATGGAGAACATTCGCGTCTACCGCTCGCTGGAAGAGCGTGTGCGCGCACGCACGGCGGAGCTGGAGGCCTCCAATCGGCGCTTGCAGCATGAGGTGGCCGAGCGTCAGCGTGCCGAGGCCGCGGTGCGCAAGCTGGCACTCACGGACTCACAGACCGGTCTGGCCAACCGGCGCGGTTTCTTCCACGACGCGCGGCAGAAACTCGAACTCGCCGAGCGTCACGGGCTCGACTGCGCGCTGCTGTTCGTGGACGTCGACGGCCTGAAAGCGGTCAACGACACCCATGGCCATCAGGCCGGCGACAAGCTGGTGGGGGCTGCCGCGAGCGTGTTGCAGCAGACCTTTCGTCAAAGCGACGTGGTGGGCCGCATCGGCGGCGACGAGTTCGCCGTGCTGGTGGTCGAGGGCTGCGACGCGAGCGCCGCCTGCAGCCGTGTGCAGCAGGCGGTGCGCCGTTTCAATCGCCACAGCGAGCTCGGCTTTACCCTCTCGCTCAGTATCGGCGTGGTGCCCTACAGCGCGGGCGACGCGCTCGACCTCGAAACCCTGCTCGACCAGGCCGATGCGCGCATGTACCGCCACAAGCACGCCAAGCGCGCGGCGCGCCAGTGCGCGCCCTTGGCTCCCGCGCCCGCTCCTCTCGTCAAGCACCTTTAG
- a CDS encoding methyltransferase domain-containing protein: protein MQQAAQQSQNERTEAFANRLIGTFNEAALSLMISLGHRSGLFDTMAAAPPATSAEIAQRANLNERYVREWLGAMTTGRIVSYDPVTGRYALPPEHAASLTRGGENIAVFMQYISVLGSVEDDVLACFRDGGGVPYERYPRFHDVMAEDSGQTVLPALMDHILPLAPGLTSRLQEGIDVLDAGCGSGRALNLMAQQFPRSRFVGYDLSDEAVQRARGEAFSRGLGNVHFEARDLSRFAEEAPAQAFDLITTFDAVHDQAQPLELLRGIYRALRPGGVYLMQDIHGSSDLQNNMEHPIGPALYAISCMHCMSVSLAQGGEGLGTMWGREKATDYLRRAGFEDIQVHQLEHDFQNDYYVMRKPNGSYDPRLRAH from the coding sequence ATGCAACAGGCCGCACAGCAGAGTCAGAACGAACGCACCGAGGCGTTCGCCAATCGCCTCATCGGCACCTTCAATGAGGCCGCGCTGAGCTTGATGATTTCCCTCGGGCACCGCAGCGGCCTGTTCGACACCATGGCCGCCGCCCCGCCCGCCACCAGCGCCGAGATCGCGCAGCGCGCGAACCTGAACGAGCGTTACGTGCGCGAGTGGCTCGGCGCAATGACCACCGGGCGCATCGTCAGCTACGATCCGGTCACCGGCCGCTATGCGTTGCCCCCGGAGCATGCGGCCTCTCTCACCCGCGGCGGCGAGAATATTGCCGTGTTCATGCAGTACATCTCGGTACTGGGTTCGGTGGAGGACGATGTCCTCGCGTGTTTTCGCGATGGCGGCGGTGTGCCTTACGAGCGCTATCCCCGTTTCCACGACGTGATGGCGGAAGACAGCGGCCAGACCGTGCTCCCCGCGCTCATGGACCACATCCTGCCGCTCGCCCCGGGACTGACCTCACGGCTGCAGGAGGGGATCGATGTGCTGGATGCCGGCTGCGGCAGCGGACGCGCGCTCAACCTCATGGCGCAGCAGTTTCCGCGCAGCCGCTTCGTGGGCTACGACCTTTCCGATGAGGCGGTACAGCGGGCACGCGGCGAGGCCTTCTCGCGCGGACTCGGCAACGTCCACTTCGAGGCGCGCGATCTCAGCCGCTTCGCCGAGGAGGCACCGGCGCAGGCCTTCGACCTCATCACCACCTTCGATGCCGTGCACGACCAGGCCCAGCCGCTCGAACTGTTGCGCGGGATCTATCGCGCCCTGCGCCCCGGCGGTGTGTACCTCATGCAGGACATCCACGGCTCCAGCGACCTGCAGAACAACATGGAGCACCCCATCGGGCCGGCGCTATACGCGATCTCGTGCATGCATTGCATGAGCGTCTCGCTCGCGCAGGGGGGCGAGGGCCTGGGTACCATGTGGGGACGCGAGAAGGCGACCGACTACCTGCGCCGCGCCGGCTTCGAGGACATCCAGGTGCATCAGCTCGAGCATGACTTCCAGAATGACTACTACGTCATGCGCAAACCGAACGGCAGCTACGACCCGCGCCTGCGGGCCCACTGA
- a CDS encoding nuclear transport factor 2 family protein: MNTQSICQSLHTALESRDIEQMLSLYADDAELKVVDRDHPPSRPMELHGKRAIETYLRDVMGRDMQHRVLDEIVSDKGFALTEECRYPDGARVFMNSTIHLRGGKISREVDVQAWDEGPTA, translated from the coding sequence ATGAACACCCAATCGATCTGTCAGTCGCTGCACACCGCGCTCGAGTCGCGGGATATCGAGCAGATGCTCTCGCTGTACGCCGATGACGCCGAACTGAAGGTCGTCGACCGCGATCATCCGCCCAGCCGGCCGATGGAGCTGCACGGCAAGCGCGCCATCGAGACTTACCTGCGCGACGTGATGGGCCGCGACATGCAGCACCGCGTGCTGGACGAAATCGTCAGCGACAAGGGCTTCGCGCTCACCGAGGAATGCCGCTACCCGGACGGGGCGCGGGTCTTCATGAATAGCACCATCCACCTGCGGGGCGGCAAGATCTCACGCGAGGTGGATGTACAGGCCTGGGACGAAGGGCCGACGGCGTAA
- a CDS encoding class I SAM-dependent methyltransferase, translating to MSLSWNERYAEPGYAYGTEPNTFVVSVADRIPPGPVLSLGEGEGRNAVYLAGRGHDVTAVDASDVGLAKARQLAAEAGVTVATEVADLADFELGEGAWSAIVSIFCHVPPPVRRRVHGALARALAPGGLFVFEAYGPEQLQHGTGGPRDLAFLPDLDTLLAELGDLEIVSAQALEREVREGRYHTGPGAVIQILARRAP from the coding sequence ATGAGCCTGAGCTGGAACGAACGCTACGCCGAGCCGGGTTACGCATACGGCACCGAGCCCAATACCTTTGTGGTCAGCGTGGCCGACCGCATCCCGCCGGGGCCGGTGCTGTCGCTGGGGGAGGGCGAAGGGCGCAACGCGGTGTACCTGGCCGGGCGCGGCCACGACGTCACGGCGGTGGATGCCTCGGACGTCGGTCTGGCCAAGGCGCGGCAGCTTGCCGCCGAGGCGGGGGTGACGGTGGCGACGGAGGTCGCGGACCTCGCCGACTTCGAGCTGGGCGAGGGCGCCTGGAGCGCCATCGTGTCCATCTTCTGCCATGTGCCGCCGCCGGTGCGCCGGCGCGTGCACGGGGCCCTCGCGCGTGCCCTGGCACCGGGCGGCCTGTTCGTCTTCGAGGCCTACGGGCCCGAGCAGCTGCAGCACGGCACGGGCGGGCCGCGCGACCTCGCCTTCCTACCCGATCTCGACACCTTGCTCGCGGAGCTCGGTGATCTGGAGATCGTCAGCGCACAGGCGCTCGAGCGCGAGGTGCGCGAGGGCCGCTATCACACCGGCCCCGGCGCGGTGATCCAGATTCTGGCCAGGCGCGCGCCTTAA
- a CDS encoding HAMP domain-containing histidine kinase, with translation MIEPGQAAVSVDDALTLADMLQQVAGATDTAELARTACHGVRRLLGADGVTFVLAEGTQVYYAEEDAASRLWKGRRFPAAACISGWAIEHRVAAVIEDIEADPRIPLEAYRPTFVKSLIMTPLDRDEPLGALGVYWAHRHQATPRERFLVERAARGIHAALRRCLTAAATDVAQARENDLHALATVAHDLRNPLAAVANSSQALAYGAANGAQRKAALRIMHSTAHAAHLVDQLLQYAKLGRGSLDLSVREARVDAICGAAADEVRAAHPDRLIRVHGVETAALCDAHRLTDAIGNLLRNAVEHGAQDAAIDIHVESGDEECRIRVHNSGPAIPVDQLPHLFDAFHHGPAAGNTSLGLGLHIAAQIVRAHGGRIEVASSPRDGTQFIVRLPQRHGVLEPEHATPPAQSQV, from the coding sequence ATGATCGAGCCAGGGCAGGCCGCGGTATCCGTCGACGACGCGCTCACGCTCGCCGATATGCTGCAGCAAGTGGCCGGGGCCACCGACACCGCGGAGCTCGCACGCACCGCTTGCCACGGCGTGCGCCGCCTGCTCGGCGCCGATGGCGTCACCTTCGTGCTGGCCGAGGGCACGCAGGTCTATTACGCGGAAGAGGACGCCGCCAGCCGACTCTGGAAGGGACGGCGCTTTCCCGCCGCCGCCTGCATCTCCGGCTGGGCCATCGAGCACCGCGTCGCGGCCGTCATCGAGGACATCGAGGCGGACCCTCGCATCCCGCTGGAGGCCTATCGGCCCACCTTCGTGAAGAGCCTCATCATGACGCCCCTCGACCGCGACGAACCGCTGGGGGCGCTGGGCGTCTACTGGGCGCACCGCCATCAGGCGACGCCGCGCGAGCGCTTTCTCGTGGAGCGCGCCGCGCGCGGCATCCACGCGGCGCTGCGTCGCTGCCTCACGGCCGCCGCCACCGATGTTGCGCAGGCCCGCGAGAACGACCTGCACGCCCTGGCAACGGTGGCGCACGATCTGCGCAACCCGCTGGCGGCGGTGGCCAACTCCAGCCAAGCGCTGGCTTACGGCGCGGCCAATGGGGCGCAGCGCAAGGCGGCGCTGCGCATCATGCACAGTACCGCCCATGCCGCGCACTTGGTCGATCAGCTCCTGCAGTACGCCAAGCTCGGGCGCGGATCGCTCGATTTGTCGGTGCGCGAGGCGCGGGTGGATGCCATCTGCGGCGCCGCGGCCGACGAGGTACGCGCCGCGCATCCGGATCGGCTCATCCGCGTCCACGGCGTGGAAACAGCCGCCCTGTGCGACGCCCACCGGCTCACCGACGCCATCGGCAATCTGCTGCGCAACGCCGTGGAGCACGGCGCCCAAGACGCGGCCATCGACATCCACGTCGAGTCTGGAGACGAAGAATGCCGTATCCGGGTACACAACAGCGGCCCCGCCATTCCGGTCGACCAGCTCCCGCATTTGTTCGACGCCTTTCATCACGGCCCGGCGGCGGGTAACACCTCGCTGGGGCTCGGCCTGCACATCGCCGCGCAGATCGTGCGGGCGCACGGCGGGCGCATCGAGGTGGCCTCCTCGCCGCGCGACGGCACCCAGTTCATCGTACGGCTCCCTCAGCGGCACGGCGTGCTGGAGCCGGAACACGCTACGCCACCCGCCCAAAGCCAAGTCTGA
- a CDS encoding PAS domain S-box protein: MDKEQTMSDDSLLDPAGAALDPAGAPLDPAGAEALLAAIVDSSTDAIISKDLSGRILTWNRAAERLFGYTAAEAIGQPIFIIIPPERADEPTQILTRIKAGERVAHFDTVRVAKDGTRIDISLTVSPIKDAAGRTIGASKIARDIRERRAAEATLREREARLAARAAELQTLMDEVPAVVFIADDPECHLIRANRAGHELLRVPPGDNTSKTAADPRERPANFRVYRDGAELAPEDLPVQRAARGEYIRNFEEEIRFDDGEVRQMLGNAAPLFDEAGQPRGAVAAFVDVTALKRVEQALRDDHRRKDEFLAVLGHELRNPLAPIANAVELLLVKRGQEPDVRWAADLIQRQLKHIGRLVDDLLDLSRVSRGTLELRRESVDARELASQAAETVTPLLKARGHTLELELPPEPMRVYVDPHRLVQVLLNLLNNAVKYTPEGGRIGLQVAQEDGRLVCRVRDNGIGIAPQDLTRVFELFTRAPGAAAQSPGLGIGLTLVRRVVELHGGRVDVVSEGPGHGSEFTVSLPILQADPLPVVVGGTSAERARVSRRILVVDDNEDGALSLAMLLNGLGHQAEVALTGVEACESARAQQPEVVFLDIDLPDLSGYEVARELRALLGRRVRLIALTGYGGEDAAQRAHDAGFDVYLMKPLLGERLHAIVEGSAPDWAAG; this comes from the coding sequence ATGGACAAGGAACAGACCATGTCGGACGATTCTTTGCTTGATCCCGCAGGGGCAGCGCTCGATCCCGCGGGGGCACCGCTCGATCCTGCAGGCGCGGAAGCCCTGTTGGCCGCCATCGTGGATTCCTCCACCGACGCCATCATCAGCAAGGACCTCAGCGGGCGCATCCTCACCTGGAACCGCGCCGCCGAACGTCTGTTCGGCTACACCGCCGCCGAGGCGATCGGCCAGCCGATTTTCATCATCATACCGCCCGAGCGGGCGGACGAGCCCACGCAAATCCTGACGCGCATCAAGGCCGGCGAGCGCGTGGCGCATTTCGACACGGTGCGCGTGGCCAAGGACGGCACGCGGATCGACATCTCCCTCACCGTCTCCCCGATCAAGGACGCCGCGGGGCGCACCATTGGTGCCTCCAAGATTGCGCGCGACATCCGTGAGCGGCGGGCCGCCGAGGCCACGCTGCGCGAGCGCGAGGCGCGCCTCGCGGCGCGGGCGGCCGAACTGCAGACGCTGATGGACGAGGTGCCGGCGGTGGTGTTCATCGCCGACGACCCGGAGTGCCACCTGATCCGCGCCAACCGGGCGGGGCACGAGCTCCTGCGCGTGCCGCCGGGCGACAATACCTCCAAGACGGCGGCCGATCCCCGCGAGCGGCCCGCCAACTTTCGCGTGTACCGCGACGGCGCGGAACTCGCGCCCGAGGATTTGCCGGTGCAGCGGGCGGCGCGCGGCGAGTACATCCGCAACTTCGAGGAGGAGATCCGCTTCGACGACGGCGAGGTGCGCCAGATGCTGGGCAATGCCGCGCCGCTGTTCGACGAGGCGGGCCAACCTCGCGGTGCCGTGGCCGCCTTCGTGGACGTCACCGCCCTCAAGCGCGTGGAACAGGCGCTACGCGACGACCACCGCCGCAAGGATGAATTCCTCGCGGTGCTCGGTCATGAACTGCGCAATCCGCTCGCCCCGATCGCCAATGCCGTGGAGTTGCTCCTGGTCAAGCGCGGTCAGGAGCCCGACGTGCGTTGGGCGGCGGATCTCATCCAGCGGCAGCTCAAACACATCGGCCGCCTGGTCGACGACCTGCTCGACCTGTCGCGCGTCAGCCGCGGCACGCTGGAGCTGCGCCGCGAGTCGGTGGATGCGCGCGAGCTCGCGAGCCAGGCGGCCGAGACCGTCACGCCGCTGCTCAAGGCGCGCGGCCATACCCTGGAGCTCGAACTTCCGCCGGAGCCGATGCGCGTCTACGTCGATCCGCACCGCTTGGTGCAGGTGCTGCTGAACCTGCTCAACAACGCGGTGAAGTACACGCCTGAAGGCGGGCGCATCGGCCTGCAGGTGGCGCAGGAGGACGGCCGTCTGGTGTGTCGGGTACGCGACAACGGCATCGGCATTGCGCCACAGGACCTCACGCGCGTGTTCGAGCTCTTCACGCGCGCGCCCGGCGCGGCCGCGCAGTCGCCGGGCTTGGGCATCGGCCTGACCCTGGTCCGGCGCGTGGTGGAACTGCACGGCGGGCGCGTGGATGTCGTGAGCGAGGGTCCCGGCCACGGGAGCGAGTTCACCGTGAGCCTGCCGATCTTGCAGGCCGACCCGCTGCCGGTGGTGGTGGGCGGTACGTCGGCCGAGCGCGCGCGGGTATCGCGGCGCATCCTGGTGGTGGACGATAACGAGGACGGGGCGCTATCCCTCGCCATGCTACTGAACGGCCTGGGGCATCAGGCGGAGGTCGCGCTGACCGGCGTCGAGGCGTGCGAGAGCGCACGCGCGCAGCAGCCCGAGGTGGTGTTCCTGGACATCGATCTGCCGGACCTCAGCGGTTATGAGGTCGCGCGCGAACTGCGCGCGCTGCTGGGGCGGCGCGTGCGCCTGATCGCACTGACCGGCTATGGCGGCGAGGATGCGGCGCAGCGCGCCCACGATGCGGGGTTCGACGTGTACCTGATGAAGCCCCTGCTCGGCGAGCGCCTGCACGCCATCGTGGAAGGATCCGCGCCCGATTGGGCGGCGGGCTGA
- a CDS encoding class II aldolase/adducin family protein: MQPDEGVIKFDLRHRSAPPLPAPTLRALNGWRSLLFRLGLIGRDPARYDGAGYGNVSRRLGAGRPPRFAISGSQTGHLPTLAPAHYAVVTDCDAARNRVVAQGPVAPSSESLTHDMLYRLDPRIGYVFHVHAPCIWARRASLGMPSTDPAIPYGTVAMAEAVAALFDDPAVRRARVFAMGGHEDGLVAFGRTADQAGAPLVSLLARALAG; the protein is encoded by the coding sequence ATGCAGCCCGACGAGGGTGTGATCAAATTCGACTTGCGCCATCGGTCGGCGCCGCCGCTGCCGGCACCGACCCTGCGCGCGCTGAACGGTTGGCGCAGCCTGCTGTTTCGGCTCGGACTGATCGGCCGCGACCCGGCGCGCTACGATGGCGCGGGCTACGGCAACGTGAGCCGGCGCCTCGGCGCCGGCCGCCCGCCGCGCTTTGCGATCAGCGGCAGCCAGACGGGGCACCTGCCGACGCTCGCGCCCGCGCATTACGCGGTGGTCACCGACTGCGACGCGGCCCGCAATCGCGTGGTGGCGCAAGGGCCCGTGGCGCCGTCGTCCGAATCTCTGACCCATGACATGCTCTACCGCCTCGACCCGCGGATCGGCTACGTGTTCCACGTGCACGCGCCCTGCATCTGGGCCCGGCGCGCCTCCCTCGGGATGCCGAGCACCGACCCAGCGATCCCCTATGGAACCGTGGCGATGGCCGAAGCCGTGGCGGCGCTCTTTGACGACCCGGCGGTTCGCCGGGCGCGCGTGTTCGCCATGGGCGGTCACGAGGATGGCCTCGTCGCCTTCGGGCGCACCGCCGACCAAGCCGGCGCGCCGCTGGTGAGCCTGCTCGCCCGCGCGCTCGCCGGGTAG
- a CDS encoding YaiI/YqxD family protein, whose translation MNIWVDADACPGAIKEILYRVAQRRQLAVTLVANRALRVPRSPYIKAVQVGAGFDVADNHIAAEAAPGDLVVTADIPLAAAVIAQGAHALNPRGELYTTENIGERLGMRDFMDELRGTGVATGGPPPLGPRERQAFANALDRLLARCG comes from the coding sequence ATGAATATCTGGGTGGATGCGGACGCCTGTCCCGGCGCGATCAAGGAGATTTTGTACCGCGTCGCGCAGCGCCGACAGTTAGCGGTGACGCTGGTCGCCAACCGCGCGTTGCGCGTGCCGCGCTCGCCCTACATCAAGGCGGTGCAGGTGGGGGCCGGTTTCGACGTAGCCGACAACCACATCGCCGCGGAGGCCGCGCCGGGCGACCTGGTGGTGACCGCCGATATTCCGCTCGCGGCCGCGGTGATCGCCCAGGGCGCGCACGCGCTCAACCCGCGCGGCGAACTCTACACCACCGAGAACATCGGCGAGCGGCTCGGCATGCGGGACTTCATGGACGAACTGCGCGGCACGGGCGTGGCGACCGGTGGGCCGCCGCCGCTCGGGCCGCGTGAGCGGCAGGCCTTCGCCAATGCGCTCGACCGGCTGCTGGCGCGTTGTGGTTGA
- a CDS encoding L-serine ammonia-lyase, with amino-acid sequence MAISVFELFRIGIGPSSSHTVGPMRAARRFAEALDSEGLLPRTRQVRIALYGSLGATGKGHGTDRAVILGLQGADPETVAVADIPQRLAAVDDEQRLSLLGRHPVRFERGRDIVFHRRQGLPGHPNGLRLQALAEDETVLDERTYYSVGGGFVAEADADGRPRIVEDRTPQSYPFHSATELLAHCAEHQRPISALMLANEQAWRSEESIRAGLLRLWAVMQDCVARGCRHEGVLPGGLKVKRRAPGLHRQLTADTTPNEGALGALDWVNLYALAVNEENAAGGRVVTAPTNGAAGIVPAVLHYYWKFSPGASEDGVVRFLLTAGAIGILYKENASISGAEVGCQGEVGAASSMAAGALTEVLGGTPAQVENAAEIAMEHNLGLTCDPVGGLVQVPCIERNAMGAVKAINAARMALRGDGRHTVSLDRVIKTMRETGADMKDKYKETARGGLAVNVIEC; translated from the coding sequence ATGGCCATCAGCGTCTTCGAACTGTTTCGGATCGGCATCGGGCCCTCCAGCTCGCACACCGTGGGCCCTATGCGCGCGGCGCGGCGCTTTGCCGAGGCGCTGGACAGCGAGGGTTTGCTGCCGCGCACGCGACAGGTGCGCATCGCCCTGTACGGCTCGCTGGGCGCGACCGGCAAGGGGCACGGCACGGACCGCGCGGTCATCCTCGGCCTGCAGGGCGCCGACCCGGAGACGGTGGCGGTGGCGGACATCCCGCAGCGTCTCGCCGCCGTGGACGACGAGCAGCGCCTGTCCTTACTCGGCCGTCACCCGGTCCGCTTCGAGCGCGGGCGCGACATCGTCTTCCACCGCCGACAGGGACTGCCCGGCCATCCCAACGGGCTGCGCCTGCAGGCCCTGGCGGAGGACGAGACGGTGCTCGACGAGCGCACCTACTACTCGGTGGGCGGCGGCTTCGTGGCGGAGGCCGATGCCGACGGTCGGCCGCGCATCGTGGAGGATCGGACACCGCAGTCCTACCCGTTCCACTCGGCGACCGAGCTGCTCGCGCACTGCGCCGAGCACCAGCGGCCGATCAGCGCGTTGATGCTCGCCAACGAACAGGCGTGGCGCAGCGAGGAGTCGATCCGTGCCGGGCTGCTGCGCCTGTGGGCCGTGATGCAGGACTGCGTCGCGCGCGGCTGCCGCCACGAGGGGGTGCTGCCCGGGGGGCTGAAGGTCAAGCGCCGCGCGCCCGGCCTCCATCGCCAGCTCACCGCCGACACGACGCCGAACGAGGGCGCCCTCGGCGCGCTCGACTGGGTCAATCTGTACGCGCTGGCGGTCAACGAGGAAAACGCCGCCGGCGGACGCGTGGTCACCGCGCCGACCAACGGCGCGGCGGGTATCGTGCCGGCGGTGCTGCACTACTACTGGAAGTTCTCACCCGGCGCGAGCGAGGACGGCGTGGTGCGCTTCCTGCTCACCGCCGGCGCGATCGGCATTTTGTACAAAGAGAACGCCTCGATCTCCGGCGCCGAGGTCGGCTGTCAGGGCGAGGTGGGCGCGGCCTCGTCCATGGCCGCCGGCGCACTCACCGAGGTGCTGGGCGGCACGCCGGCTCAGGTCGAGAACGCGGCCGAGATCGCCATGGAACACAACTTGGGGCTGACTTGCGACCCGGTCGGCGGACTGGTGCAGGTGCCGTGCATCGAGCGCAACGCCATGGGCGCGGTCAAGGCGATCAACGCCGCGCGCATGGCGCTGCGCGGCGACGGGCGCCACACCGTATCACTGGACCGGGTGATCAAGACCATGCGCGAGACCGGCGCCGATATGAAGGACAAATACAAGGAAACCGCCCGCGGCGGGCTGGCGGTAAACGTCATCGAGTGTTGA
- a CDS encoding GGDEF domain-containing protein, whose product MKHRTRGAAAEGLHKFTLQFAERRMEATYASHHAERLRPHARVALVIGLALYLAAGVLDPWLAAGVSPWYLWGTRAVVMLTGLGILALSYTAHFVRWNQLALGLGAIAAGAGVALKAAILGADAAPYYLALLLLVLFWSYLLSGLAFVYALATGLITSVAYNAALLLQQPPDLALLATQNFLLLGAHVIGGGASYLSERQRRLMVRDTLALEAERQHHEKLSLHDLLTGLPNRAYIRRRLRETIAQAQRDGSLHAAMFIDLDRFKPINDTYGHVVGDRVLCELARALRACLRLGDTVGRVGGDEFFVIVRNLHGVEEAELVARKILQALAQPIAIDPARPEQTVTVSASIGIYPFTGAADVDADALMRRADAAMYAAKRADGDRYGLYHA is encoded by the coding sequence ATGAAGCACCGAACGCGCGGAGCGGCGGCCGAAGGCCTCCATAAGTTCACCCTGCAGTTCGCCGAGCGGCGGATGGAAGCGACCTACGCCTCGCACCATGCCGAACGGCTGCGTCCGCACGCGCGCGTGGCACTGGTGATCGGACTGGCGCTGTATCTCGCCGCGGGCGTGTTGGATCCTTGGCTGGCGGCCGGCGTGTCGCCATGGTACCTGTGGGGCACCCGCGCGGTAGTGATGCTGACGGGTCTGGGCATCCTCGCCCTCAGCTACACTGCCCACTTCGTACGCTGGAACCAGCTCGCCCTGGGGCTGGGCGCGATCGCAGCGGGGGCCGGCGTCGCGCTCAAGGCCGCCATCCTGGGCGCAGATGCCGCGCCCTATTACCTCGCACTGCTGTTGCTGGTGCTGTTCTGGAGTTACCTGCTGTCGGGGCTCGCGTTCGTCTACGCCCTGGCGACCGGCCTGATCACGAGCGTCGCGTACAACGCGGCGCTGTTGCTACAACAACCGCCGGACCTCGCGCTGCTGGCGACACAGAACTTCCTGCTGCTTGGGGCCCACGTGATCGGCGGCGGGGCATCCTACCTGTCGGAACGCCAGCGCCGACTGATGGTGCGCGACACCTTGGCCCTGGAGGCCGAGCGTCAGCACCACGAGAAACTCTCCCTGCATGACCTTCTCACCGGCTTGCCCAACCGCGCCTACATCCGCCGACGGCTGAGAGAGACAATCGCTCAGGCACAGCGCGACGGCAGTCTGCACGCGGCAATGTTCATCGACCTCGACCGTTTCAAGCCGATCAACGACACCTACGGGCACGTGGTGGGCGACCGCGTGCTGTGCGAACTCGCGCGCGCCCTGCGCGCCTGCCTGCGCCTGGGCGACACGGTAGGGCGCGTCGGCGGCGACGAGTTCTTCGTGATCGTGCGCAATCTACACGGCGTCGAGGAGGCGGAGCTCGTGGCGCGCAAGATCCTGCAGGCGCTCGCTCAACCCATCGCCATCGATCCCGCGCGTCCGGAGCAGACGGTGACGGTGAGCGCCAGCATCGGCATCTACCCATTTACGGGCGCCGCCGATGTCGATGCGGACGCCTTGATGCGGCGCGCCGATGCCGCCATGTACGCCGCCAAGCGTGCCGACGGGGACCGCTATGGGTTGTACCACGCCTAG